Proteins from one Enoplosus armatus isolate fEnoArm2 chromosome 4, fEnoArm2.hap1, whole genome shotgun sequence genomic window:
- the gal3st1a gene encoding galactosylceramide sulfotransferase, translated as MTGKQGRQWRSMCKGLVLGTLLTSCMILLYCLSTPQIHFSLPEVPVPYSCAHRPTQLHPKPATNSSQQTTGQTCTPKVDIMFMKTHKTASSTFLNILFRFGEKHRLKFAFPDSRNDFFYPSLFQRSQVKDYKPGMCFNVICNHMRFNAPEVAKLLPMDTSYITILRDPAELFESSFHYFGRLVPFTWKIPGDDKLTEFLRDPLYYFDPEGFNSFYLKNLLFFDFGQENTLELDDPRVEEGIKFIIDRFQLVMLVEHFEESLILLKDALCWEMDDLLFFKLNARKGSTVSKLTPELRARALEWNAIDWKLYQHFNQTFWKKIDTYGRRRMAEDVAELRRRNAEMASICIEGGRAVEAGSIQETAMQPWQPIGEKSIMGYNLKKNVDKAHRKLCRKMLMPELQYLTELGVNLWITKLWGHVRDIINW; from the exons ATGACTGGCAAGCAAGGGAGGCAGTGGAGGTCCATGTGCAAAGGCCTGGTCCTGGGTACCCTCCTGACCAGCTGCATGATCCTGCTTTACTGCCTCTCCACTCCACAGATCCACTTCAGTCTGCCTGA ggTTCCAGTGCCTTACTCCTGTGCCCACCGTCCAACCCAGCTCCACCCCAAACCAGCCACAAACAGCTCACAACAAACCACTGGCCAGACCTGCACTCCTAAAGTGGATATCATGTTCATGAAGACCCACAAAACAGCCAGCAGCACCTTCCTCAACATCCTTTTCCGCTTTGGAGAGAAGCACCGGCTCAAATTTGCCTTCCCTGACAGCAGAAATGACTTCTTCTATCCATCTCTTTTCCAGCGGTCCCAGGTTAAAGACTACAAACCTGGAATGTGCTTCAATGTCATCTGTAATCACATGCGCTTCAATGCACCCGAGGTGGCCAAGTTGCTACCTATGGACACTTCCTACATCACCATTCTGCGAGACCCTGCAGAGCTTTTTGAGTCATCCTTCCACTACTTTGGCCGGCTGGTGCCTTTCACCTGGAAGATACCAGGTGACGACAAGCTGACTGAGTTTCTACGTGACCCCCTTTACTACTTTGATCCAGAGGGCTTCAACTCTTTCTACCTCAAGAATCTGCTGTTCTTCGACTTTGGACAGGAGAACACTCTGGAGCTGGATGATCCACGGGTAGAAGAGGGAATAAAATTCATCATTGACCGTTTTCAGCTGGTCATGTTGGTGGAACACTTTGAGGAATCACTCATCCTGCTCAAGGATGCCCTCTGCTGGGAGATGGATGACTTGCTGTTCTTCAAGCTCAACGCTCGCAAGGGATCCACTGTGTCTAAACTGACCCCTGAGCTGAGGGCCAGGGCTCTTGAGTGGAATGCTATTGACTGGAAACTATACCAGCATTTCAACCAGACTTTCTGGAAGAAAATAGATACATATGGACGTCGGCGGATGGCTGAGGATGTGGCAGAGCTCAGGAGAAGGAACGCGGAGATGGCATCAATCTGCATTGAGGGGGGGCGAGCTGTAGAAGCTGGCAGCATCCAAGAGACAGCCATGCAGCCCTGGCAGCCCATCGGAGAGAAGTCCATCATGGGCTATAACCTGAAGAAGAATGTGGACAAGGCACATCGGAAGTTGTGCCGTAAGATGTTGATGCCAGAGCTCCAGTACTTAACAGAGCTCGGGGTTAACCTGTGGATCACCAAGCTGTGGGGCCATGTCCGAGATATCATCAACTGGTGA
- the lztr1 gene encoding LOW QUALITY PROTEIN: leucine-zipper-like transcriptional regulator 1 (The sequence of the model RefSeq protein was modified relative to this genomic sequence to represent the inferred CDS: substituted 1 base at 1 genomic stop codon), which produces MIQLDDLATMSCKSTKVAPSVDFDHSCSDSVEYLTLNFGPFETVHRWRRLPPCDEFVGARRSKHTVVAYRDAIYVFGGDNGKNMLNDLLRFDVKDCSWCRAFTTGTPPAPRYHHSAVVYGSSMFVFGGYTGDIYSNSNLKNKNDLFEYKFATGQWTEWKVEGRXLARSAHGATVYNDKLWIFAGYDGNARLNDMWTISLQDREHACWEEIDQSGEIPPSCCNFPVAVCRDKMFVFSGQSGAKITNNLFQFEFKGHMWTRIPTEHLLRGSPPPPQRRYGHTMVAFDRHLYVFGGAADNTLPNELHCYDVDSQTWEVIHPSLDSEMPSGRLFHAAAVIQDAMYIFGGTVDNNVRSGEMYRFQFSCYPKCTLHEDYGKLWENRQFCDVEFILGEREQRVLGHIAIVTARCRWLRKKILQAWDRQRQKAKQESSEESDEGTFGGPRDIPAGNRPSGTQPMLEVSIREAEAQPFEVLMQFLYTDKIQYPRRGHVQDVLLIMDVYKLALSFKLSRLEQLCVQYIEASVDLQNVLSVCENANKLQLDQLKEHCLNFVVKESHFNQVIMTKEFEHLSTPLIVEIVRRKQQPPPRLYSDQPVDIGTSLVQDMKAYLEGGGLEFCDIVLLLDGHPRPAHKAILAARSSYFEAMFRSFMPEDGQVNISIGEMVPSKQAFESMLRYIYYGDVNMPPEDSLYLFAAPYYYGFSNNRLQAYCKQNLEMNVTVENVLQILEAADKTQALDMKKHCLHIIVHQFIKVSKLPNLRSLSQLLLLDIIESLATHISDKQCAEMGSDI; this is translated from the exons ATGATTCAGCTGGATGACTTAGCAACAATGTCCTGTAAATCAACCAAAGTGGCCCCGAGTGTTGATTTCGACCACAGTTGCTCCGACAGCGTGGAATATTTGACGCTTAATTTCGGCCCTTTTGAGACTGTTCATCGTTGGAGAAGACTCCCTCCATGTGATGAGTTTGTTGGTGCAAG GCGCAGTAAGCATACAGTTGTGGCATACAGGGATGCCATTTACGTGTTTGGGGGAGACAATGG gaaaaacatgttgaatgacTTGCTCCGCTTTGATGTGAAGGATTGCTCATGGTGTCG AGCCTTCACCACTGGAACTCCACCTGCTCCCAGATATCACCATTCAGCTGTTGTCTATGGCAGCAGCATGTTTGTCTTTG GGGGCTACACTGGAGACATCTACTCAAACTcaaacctgaaaaacaaaaatgacctTTTTGAGTACAAGTTTGCAACAGGGCAGTGGACTGAATGGAAAGTAGAGGGCAggtaat TGGCTAGGTCTGCACATGGGGCCACAGTCTATAATGATAAACTGTGGATATTTGCTGGCTATGACGGGAATGCCAG GCTGAATGACATGTGGACCATCAGTCTGCAAGATAGAGAACATGCGTGTTGGGAGGAG ATCGATCAGAGTGGTGAGATTCCTCCGTCTTGCTGCAACTTCCCTGTAGCTGTATGCAGGGAcaagatgtttgtgttttctggtcAGAGTGGAGCCAAGATCACCAACAACCTCTTCCAGTTTGAGTTCAAGGGCCACAT GTGGACACGCATCCCGACTGAACACTTACTGCGGGGCTCCCCTCCGCCTCCCCAGAGACGTTATGGCCACACTATGGTTGCCTTTGACCGCCACCTGTACGTATTTGGTGGTGCTGCTGACAACACTCTGCCCAACGAACTGCACTGCTACGATGTGGACTCTCAGACCTGGGAAGTGATTCACCCCAGCCTGGACAGTGAG ATGCCCAGTGGGAGACTctttcatgctgctgctgtgattcaAGATGCCATGTACATCTTTGGAGGAACTGTGGACAACAATGTGCGCAGTGGGGAGATGTACAGATTCCAG TTCTCCTGCTACCCAAAGTGTACTCTCCATGAGGACTATGGCAAACTGTGGGAGAATCGTCAGTTCTGTGATGTGGAGTTTATTTTGGGCGAG agggagcagagagtcTTGGGGCATATTGCCATAGTGACTGCAAGATGTCGGTGGCTGCGGAAGAAAATCCTGCAGGCTTGGGATAGGCAGCGACAG aAGGCTAAACAGGAGAGCAGTGAGGAAAGTGACGAAGGGACATTTGGAGGGCCGAGGGATATCCCAGCAGGCAACAGACCATCTGGCACACAGCCAATGCTCGAGGTATCCATCAGGGAAGCAGAGGCCCAGCCTTTTGAAGTCTTAATGCAGTTCCTCTACACGGACAAGATCCAGTACCCACGCAGAG GTCATGTCCAGGATGTTCTTCTAATCATGGATGTATACAAACTGGCCCTTAGTTTTAAGCTTTCCCGCctggagcagctgtgtgtgcagtacATTGAGGCATCTGTCGACCTGCAGAACgttctcagtgtttgtgaaaATGCCAACAAGCTGCAACTGGATCAGCTCAAG GAACATTGCCTTAATTTTGTGGTGAAGGAGTCGCACTTCAACCAGGTGATCATGACGAAGGAGTTTGAACATCTGTCCACCCCACTGATTGTGGAGATAGTGCGACGAAAGCAGCAGCCTCCTCCCAGGTTGTACTCAGACCAGCCTGTGGACATTGGGACGTCCCTGGTGCAGGACATGAAGGCTTACCTGGAGGGAGGCGGCCTGGAGTTCTGTGACATTGTCCTGCTATTAGACGGACACCCGCGGCCTGCTCACAAAGCCATACTGGCAGCCCGATCCAG ttACTTTGAGGCGATGTTCCGCTCCTTCATGCCCGAGGACGGTCAGGTTAATATCTCCATCGGTGAGATGGTTCCAAGTAAGCAGGCCTTTGAGTCCATGCTGCGTTATATCTACTATGGCGACGTCAACATGCCTCCAGAGGATTCCCT CTATCTGTTTGCTGCACCATATTACTACGGGTTTTCAAACAACAGGCTGCAGGCTTACTGTAAGCAGAATCTGGAGATGAACGTCACTGTGGAGAATGTCTTGCAg ATTCTGGAGGCGGCTGATAAGACCCAGGCTCTGGACATGAAGAAGCACTGCCTGCACATTATTGTCCACCAGTTCATCAAG GTATCCAAGCTCCCCAACCTGCGGTCTctcagccagctgctgctgttggacatCATTGAGTCTCTAGCTACACACATATCAGACAAACAGTGTGCTGAGATGGGCTCCGACATTTAG